A window of Fodinibius salinus contains these coding sequences:
- the galE gene encoding UDP-glucose 4-epimerase GalE, producing MNILVTGGAGFIGSHTVVELLNKGHDVTVVDNLNNSSKTALERVQDITGETLTFHKTDLRDADKLDTIIGNNDFDSVIHFAGHKAVGESVEEPLKYYHNNITGTLCLCDIMKKHGVYNLVFSSSATVYGDPETVPITEDFPLTATNPYGRTKLYIEQILHDLHISDNKFNIGLLRYFNPVGAHPSGRIGEDPNDIPNNLMPYITQVAVGKLDKLSVFGDDYPTHDGTGVRDYIHVGDLAKGHLAALTKLTKDPGVVTYNLGTGTGYSVLDVVEAFKEASEQDIPYEITERRAGDIAKCFADPSKAEQELGWQAEYNLLDMCKHAWKWQSQNPDGYVE from the coding sequence ATGAATATTTTAGTTACAGGCGGTGCAGGCTTCATCGGTAGTCATACCGTTGTAGAATTGCTAAATAAGGGTCATGACGTTACCGTTGTTGACAATCTTAATAATAGCAGTAAAACAGCCCTGGAACGTGTACAGGATATTACCGGGGAGACACTCACCTTCCATAAAACTGATCTTCGTGATGCTGATAAGTTAGATACTATCATTGGAAACAATGATTTCGATTCTGTTATCCACTTTGCCGGTCACAAAGCAGTAGGAGAATCAGTAGAAGAACCCCTGAAGTATTACCACAACAATATTACAGGCACGCTTTGCCTTTGCGATATTATGAAAAAACACGGGGTATATAACCTTGTGTTTAGCTCTTCTGCCACCGTTTATGGCGATCCAGAAACGGTACCCATTACCGAAGATTTTCCACTGACCGCTACCAATCCCTATGGACGCACCAAGCTATATATCGAGCAAATTCTGCATGATCTCCACATTTCTGACAATAAATTTAATATTGGGCTTCTTCGGTACTTCAATCCGGTGGGGGCTCATCCGAGTGGACGTATTGGCGAAGATCCCAATGACATTCCTAACAACTTGATGCCTTATATTACACAGGTAGCTGTAGGTAAACTCGATAAGCTTTCAGTCTTTGGGGATGACTACCCCACCCACGACGGTACGGGGGTGCGCGACTATATTCATGTAGGTGATCTGGCAAAGGGACATCTTGCCGCCCTCACCAAACTCACCAAAGATCCCGGAGTAGTTACTTATAATTTAGGTACCGGCACCGGATACAGCGTTCTGGATGTAGTAGAAGCATTTAAAGAAGCCTCGGAACAGGACATCCCCTATGAAATTACCGAGCGCCGGGCGGGCGACATTGCCAAATGCTTCGCAGATCCCTCAAAAGCAGAACAAGAGCTGGGCTGGCAAGCCGAATATAATTTGTTGGATATGTGCAAGCATGCTTGGAAATGGCAGTCTCAAAATCCTGATGGGTATGTAGAATAG